The following are encoded in a window of Arthrobacter antioxidans genomic DNA:
- a CDS encoding RNA degradosome polyphosphate kinase, whose translation MDSGTKRRGASLYGSSETAPARATQDRIDIPEFAPSLLPSGDIRADRFLDREISWLDFNARVLELAEDPELFLLERVSFLSIFASNLDEFFMVRVAGLKRRIATGLAVPSAAGLSPIEQLEKIMQDGYQLQQRHAAVFAEHIRPALAQEQIHLTTWEELDDAARAELHKIFAEKVFPILTPLAVDPAHPFPYISGLSLNLAVVVRNPVSEKELFARVKVPDQLPRLMSVDGPRAGNVAGRIARFIPLEEVIAVHLDQLFPGMEVLEHHLFRVTRNEDLEVEEDDAENLLQALEKELLRRRFGPPVRLEVTTDINPSIRALLSRELGVEEDEVYNLPAPLDLRGLSVIAGIDRGDLHFPKHVPHTSRYLNESETSKAANVFAAMRRRDILLHHPYDSFSTSVQAFLEQAAADPKVQAIKQTLYRTSGDSPIVDALIDAAEAGKQVLALVEIKARFDEQANISWARKLEQAGVHVVYGIVGLKTHCKLSLVVRQEIDGLRRYCHIGTGNYHPRTARYYEDLGLLTSNEQVGEDLSRLFNQLSGYAPKSTFKRLLVAPRSVRSGLIDRIEREIANKQAGLAARVIIKVNSMVDEAIIDSLYRASQAGVQVDVIVRGICSVRPGVPGLSENVTVRSVLGRFLEHSRVFAFANGGEPAVFIGSADMMHRNLDRRVEALVQLSSAEDISYLMNLMDRYMDPAVSSWHLDETGCWTRHHKNADGALLEDIQSSLLASRARQRAVSRR comes from the coding sequence ATGGATTCAGGAACCAAACGCCGGGGTGCGTCACTGTACGGGTCCTCCGAGACGGCACCGGCCCGGGCCACCCAGGACCGCATCGACATCCCGGAGTTCGCTCCCAGCCTGCTGCCGTCCGGCGACATCCGGGCGGACCGGTTCCTCGACCGCGAAATCAGCTGGCTCGACTTCAATGCGCGGGTCCTCGAACTCGCAGAGGACCCGGAGCTGTTCCTGCTGGAGCGGGTCAGCTTCCTGTCGATCTTCGCGTCCAACCTCGACGAGTTCTTCATGGTGCGGGTCGCCGGCCTCAAGCGCCGGATCGCCACGGGCCTGGCAGTACCGTCCGCCGCGGGGCTCAGCCCGATCGAGCAGCTCGAGAAGATCATGCAGGACGGCTACCAGCTCCAGCAGCGCCACGCAGCCGTCTTCGCCGAGCACATCCGGCCGGCCCTCGCCCAGGAGCAGATCCACCTCACGACGTGGGAGGAACTCGACGACGCCGCACGCGCAGAGCTGCACAAGATCTTCGCCGAGAAGGTCTTCCCGATCCTCACGCCGCTCGCCGTCGACCCGGCCCACCCGTTCCCCTACATCTCCGGGCTGTCCCTCAACCTCGCCGTCGTGGTGCGCAACCCCGTCAGCGAGAAGGAACTCTTCGCCCGTGTGAAGGTGCCCGACCAACTGCCGCGCCTCATGTCCGTGGACGGGCCGCGTGCGGGCAACGTCGCCGGGCGCATTGCCCGCTTCATCCCGCTCGAGGAAGTCATCGCCGTCCACCTGGACCAGCTCTTCCCCGGCATGGAGGTGCTCGAGCACCACCTCTTCCGGGTCACGCGCAACGAGGACCTGGAGGTGGAGGAGGACGATGCCGAGAACCTGCTGCAGGCCCTCGAGAAGGAACTGCTCCGCCGCCGGTTCGGGCCGCCCGTCCGCCTCGAGGTCACCACGGACATCAACCCCAGCATCAGGGCACTGCTCTCGCGGGAACTCGGTGTCGAGGAGGACGAGGTCTACAACCTCCCGGCACCCCTGGACCTGCGGGGCCTGAGCGTGATCGCCGGTATCGATCGCGGGGACCTGCACTTCCCCAAGCACGTCCCGCACACGAGCCGCTACCTCAACGAGAGCGAGACCTCGAAGGCTGCGAACGTCTTCGCGGCGATGCGCCGGCGGGACATCCTGCTGCACCACCCGTACGACTCCTTCTCCACCTCCGTGCAGGCGTTCCTGGAGCAGGCGGCTGCGGACCCCAAGGTCCAGGCCATCAAGCAGACGCTGTACCGGACGTCGGGCGACTCCCCCATCGTGGACGCCCTGATCGACGCCGCCGAGGCCGGCAAGCAGGTGCTGGCGCTCGTGGAGATCAAGGCACGCTTCGACGAGCAGGCCAACATCTCCTGGGCCCGCAAGCTCGAGCAGGCCGGCGTGCACGTGGTGTACGGCATCGTGGGGCTCAAGACCCACTGCAAGCTCTCGCTCGTGGTGCGGCAGGAGATCGACGGGCTCCGGCGCTACTGCCACATCGGCACCGGCAACTACCACCCGCGGACGGCCCGGTACTACGAGGACCTCGGCCTGCTCACCTCGAACGAGCAGGTGGGCGAGGACCTGTCCCGCCTGTTCAACCAGCTCTCCGGGTACGCCCCGAAGTCCACCTTCAAGCGCCTCCTGGTGGCGCCGCGGTCCGTCCGCTCGGGTCTGATCGACCGCATCGAGCGGGAGATCGCGAACAAGCAGGCCGGGCTCGCCGCACGCGTGATCATCAAGGTGAACTCCATGGTCGACGAAGCGATCATCGACTCGCTCTACCGCGCATCGCAGGCGGGCGTCCAGGTGGACGTGATCGTGCGTGGCATCTGCTCCGTACGGCCAGGGGTCCCCGGGTTGAGCGAGAACGTCACGGTGCGCTCCGTGCTGGGCCGGTTCCTCGAGCACTCGCGTGTCTTCGCCTTCGCCAACGGCGGAGAGCCTGCCGTGTTCATCGGATCGGCGGACATGATGCACCGCAACCTGGACCGCCGCGTCGAGGCACTCGTACAGCTCAGCTCGGCCGAGGACATCTCCTACCTGATGAACCTCATGGACCGGTACATGGACCCGGCGGTCTCCAGCTGGCACCTCGACGAGACCGGCTGCTGGACCCGGCACCACAAGAACGCCGACGGCGCGCTGCTCGAGGACATCCAGTCCTCGCTGCTCGCGTCCCGCGCCCGCCAGCGGGCAGTGTCGCGCCGCTGA
- a CDS encoding NUDIX hydrolase, producing MAPPTEEATTATATGGAAVVAAGTLCWRIEKGALEVLIIHRPRYHDWSWPKGKLDPGETTPECAVRETFEEVGLSVRLGIPLATINYPVNSGDKVVYYWAARIERATPVPDGTEVDGARWASPEEARTVLSNPTDVVPLDSLIEAHRARNLQTWPLIVVRHAKAKPRSSWSRAEGERPLAATGRRQATAVSRLLQAWTPERVVSSPWVRCVQTISPYVKQRSAKLKLLDALTEHDAKRKPARTRAVIERLLDKRRPVAICTHRPVLPLVLSVLRGHMPGHLHELLPVEDPHLAPGEAVICQVSSANQGRIVSMEQFRAYDD from the coding sequence ATGGCGCCACCCACGGAGGAGGCCACCACCGCCACGGCGACCGGCGGCGCGGCGGTCGTCGCTGCCGGCACGCTGTGCTGGCGGATCGAGAAGGGCGCGCTCGAGGTCCTGATCATCCACCGCCCCCGCTATCACGACTGGTCCTGGCCGAAGGGCAAGCTCGATCCGGGAGAGACGACGCCCGAATGCGCCGTCCGCGAGACCTTCGAGGAAGTGGGGCTGAGCGTGAGGCTCGGCATCCCGCTGGCGACGATCAACTACCCGGTGAACTCCGGCGACAAGGTGGTGTACTACTGGGCGGCGAGAATCGAACGGGCCACCCCGGTGCCGGACGGCACCGAGGTGGACGGCGCACGGTGGGCGTCCCCCGAGGAGGCACGCACCGTGCTGAGCAACCCGACCGACGTGGTGCCTCTCGATTCGCTCATCGAAGCGCACCGTGCACGGAATCTCCAGACGTGGCCCCTGATCGTGGTCCGTCATGCGAAGGCCAAGCCGCGTTCGTCCTGGAGCAGGGCCGAGGGTGAAAGACCTCTCGCCGCGACCGGCCGGCGGCAGGCCACCGCGGTGAGCCGCCTGCTCCAGGCATGGACTCCCGAGCGGGTGGTGAGCAGCCCCTGGGTGCGGTGCGTCCAGACGATCTCGCCCTACGTGAAGCAGCGCAGCGCGAAGCTCAAGCTCCTCGACGCGCTGACCGAGCACGATGCCAAGAGGAAGCCGGCGCGCACCAGGGCCGTCATCGAGCGTCTGCTGGACAAGCGCAGGCCCGTGGCGATCTGCACCCACCGCCCGGTACTCCCGCTCGTCCTCTCGGTGCTGCGCGGCCACATGCCGGGCCACCTCCACGAGCTCCTGCCCGTCGAGGACCCGCACCTCGCGCCCGGCGAAGCAGTGATCTGCCAGGTCAGCAGCGCCAACCAGGGGCGCATCGTGTCCATGGAGCAGTTCCGCGCCTACGACGACTGA